AGGCGGCTCCCCGGCTCGAGCTGCGCCGGCACGACGGGGTGCGTGGGGTCCTGCGCGACGACGACCTCGGGGCCGATCTGGTCGGAGAGCTCCGCGACGGTGTGCTCGACGGCGATGGTCTCTGGCAGCGCCTGCGGATCGCGCCCGCAGGCCGCGAGCAGGACGAGAAGGGCGACGAGGACGTGCGTCATTCGACGTATCCGAGCGCCCGCAGGCGATCGCCGAGGCCGTCGGCGCGGGCCGCGGTCGGGGGTGGGGGCGCCGTGCGGCGCCAGGCGTCGAGCGCCTCGCCGAGCCGGCGGGCCTCCTCGGGCGCGCTCGCGAAGCGGTCGATCTGCTCGCCCGGATCGGCGCGGAGATCGAAGAGCTCGAAGCGGTCGAGCTGGGGCGCGTGGATCAGCTTCCAGCCGTCGTGGCGGACGGCGACCAGATCGACGAGGGTGCCGCCGGGTCCGTGGGCGAGGCTGGTTTCGGAGACGATGGGCACCTCGGCGAGCGGAGCCAGCAGATCGCGTCCCGGGAGCGCCGCCGGCGGCTCGAGCCCGAGGAGGCGGGCGAGCGTCGGGTAGAGATCGATGCCCTGCACCGGCACGAGGACGCGGCCGGGAGCGATGCCGGGGCCGGCGAGGACGAGCGGGACGCGCACGAGCTCGTCGTAGAGGCTGACGGCGTGCTTCAGGTGCCCGTGCTCCTGGAACGCCTCGCCGTGATCGGCGGTGACGACGATCACCGTCGACTCGCGCAGGCCGAGCGCGTCCAGCCCGGCCAGCAGCGTGGCGAGCCCGCGATCGAAGGCGGCGACCTCGCGGTCGTAGAGGGTCTGCAGGTGCGCGAGCTCGCCCGCCGCGAGCGGCGGCGCCTCGCCGCGGTTCACCTTGCGGCCGAGGACGTCGATGCGTCCGTCGGCGACGGCGGGCCGCACGCCGGCGGGCGGTACGGCGGGATCGGGCGGCGTGTAGGGATCGTGCGGCTCCATGTACTGCACCCAGGCGAAGAAGCGGTGGCCGCCCTGGCGGGCGAGCCAGCCGAGGAGCGCGGCGTCGAGCGCCGGCGCCGACTCCCAGCCGGTGCGGCCGCCCACCCAGCCGAGCTCGACGAACTCCTCGAAGCCCTGTGCGAGATTCGTTCCGCGCGTGACGACCGGGTTGGCCGACACCGCGAAGGTGCCGATGCCCGCCTGCGCCGCCAGCTCGGGCAGGGTCACGAACGCGTCGGGCAGGGCCCGCCCGGTGCCGTCGTCGCCGCCGCCGACGCCGTGGCTGCGCGGGTGCACGCCGGTGAGCATCGACGCCACCGAGGGCAGCGTCCACGACGCCTGCGCGATCGCCTCGGTGAAGCGCAGCCCGCGGGCGGCGAGCGCGTCGAGCACCGGCGTCAGGCCGCTGCCCGGCCGGAGGCGGTCGGCGCGCAGGGTGTCGACGAGCAGCACGAGGACGCTCGGCTGCTGCGGCGACGCGGTCTGGCGCGGCGCCGTGCGGGTGCGGACCAGGCGGGCGTCGGCGATGCCGGCACGGCCGGCGAGCGGCGCGCCGGCGTCCTCCGCCGTGGTCTCGACGACCAGCTCGATCGGCTCCGCGCTGGCGGGCAGGGGCACGCGCAGCTCGAGCCAGCCGCGGTCGTCGCGCCGGGCCTGCGGGATTCACCGTGCGCGCGGCGAGCGTGCGGCCCGCGGCGGAGACGGCGAAGGCACGCCGCCACGGGCGGCGTCGCGGCGCGTGGCGCCGGCGACGGTGAGGCCGAGCACCAGCGCGGCGTCGGCGGACGGCGACGCGGGCCGCGAGCCGGAGTGCCGGGCGGGGTGGGGATGGCGCGGCGGGTGCCGCCGCCGTGGCGCATCGGCGGCAGCGGCCGTGGGCCTCGCGCGGCCGCTCGCCGCCGAGCGCCGGCTCGAGGTCGGCCACGATCTCGTCGATGCGTACCGTGTCGGGCAGCGGCGCCGGGCCCGCGCGTGCGCCAGGCGAGGGCCGCGCCGGCGACGGCGAGGACGGCGAGCGCGACCAGCGTGCGCGCCCTCACTCGACGTACCCCAGGGCGCGGAGCTGGCGCATCACGTCGGGCGGTGGCGCCACGCCCGCGCCCTCCGGGCCGAGCCTCGCCGCCAGCCGCGCGCACTCCGCCTGCCAGCGATCGAGCTCGGCGCGCAGGCGCGCCACCAGCGCCGGGTCGGCCGCGGCGCGATCGACGCGCTCGCCCGGATCGGCGGCGAGGTCGAAGAGCTGCATGTGGTCGCCGAGCAGGAGCAGCGTGTGGCCGTCGAGGCGCAGGCTCTGGAAGCGCGGCGTGCGGTGGGGCGGGCCGTGCTCGCTCACCACCGGCTGCGGCGGCAGCGGCGCGCCGCGCAGCAGCGGGACCAGGCTGCGCCCCTGGACGTAGGCGGGCGCCGGCACGCCGACGAGGTCGAGGATCGTGGGCGTGAGGTCGAGGAGGCGCACCGGGGCATCGATGCGCAGGCCCGCCGGCAGGCGGCCCGGCCAGCGCAGCACGAGCGGCACGTGGAGCGTGTGGCGCCAGAGGTCGTCGTGCAGGAAGGCGCCGTGCTCGGCGAACGCCTCGCCGTGGTCGGAGGTGAAGACGACGAGCGTCTCGCGCCGGGGATCGCGCGCCGCGAGGTCGGCGAGCAGACGCGCGAGCGTCAGGTCGTCCATGTGGCGGATGCCGGCCTCGTAGAGGCGGTGCACGAACGCGACCGCGCGCGGGTCGGTGGGGTCGACGTCCTTCCAGAAGAGCGCGTGCGCCTGCTCCCAGTTCTCGGCGCCGCGGCGGATGGCGCGCACGGCGTCGAGGATGGGGCCGCGATAGTCGGGGTCGAACTGGTCGATCCAGCCGGGGGGCGGCGTGTAGGGATCGTGGATCTCGAAGCTGTGGAAGAAGAGGAAGACCGGCCGGCGCCCGCCGGCATTGCCGGCGATCCAGCGCTGGGCGCGGGCTAGAGGCTTCGTGTGCCGGTAGACCTCGAAGCCGTGCTCGAAGCCGCGCGAGGCGTGCATCGGGCCGCCGTCGGTGAAGGCGACGGTGCGCCAGCCGGCGTTGCGCAGCAGCTCGGCGAGCGTGTGCAGGCGCGGGTTCAGCACCGGCTCGGCGGTGGCGCCTTCCCACATGGTGACGCCGTGCACGGCCGGGTAGACGCCGGTCAGCATCGTCATGTGCGACGGCGTCGTCTTCGGCGCCTGGCTGAGGACGTCGCTGAAGAGCACGCCCTCGGCGGCGAGGCGGGCGTCGAAGGTCGGGCTGGTCGGCCGCGGATTGCCGTACGCCCCGAGGCCGTCGGCGCGCAGCGTGTCGATCGAGACGAGGACGACGTTCGGTCCGTCCGGCACCGGCGGCACGATCGCGGCGGCGGCGCGCAGCAGCGCCGCGACCGCAGCACCGCGACCGCGCGCCGCCGCTCGCGGCGGGCGCCGGGCGCGGCCGCGCCACCAGCGCCAGGCCAGCGCGAGCACGACGAGCACGCCGGCGCAGGCCGGCGCGAGGCGGTCGAACCACCACACGCCGGCGTCGAGCGTGAGCCAGCGCAGCCCGTCGCTCCACCAGGCGCCGCGCTCGGCGGC
The genomic region above belongs to bacterium and contains:
- a CDS encoding sulfatase, translating into MPLPASAEPIELVVETTAEDAGAPLAGRAGIADARLVRTRTAPRQTASPQQPSVLVLLVDTLRADRLRPGSGLTPVLDALAARGLRFTEAIAQASWTLPSVASMLTGVHPRSHGVGGGDDGTGRALPDAFVTLPELAAQAGIGTFAVSANPVVTRGTNLAQGFEEFVELGWVGGRTGWESAPALDAALLGWLARQGGHRFFAWVQYMEPHDPYTPPDPAVPPAGVRPAVADGRIDVLGRKVNRGEAPPLAAGELAHLQTLYDREVAAFDRGLATLLAGLDALGLRESTVIVVTADHGEAFQEHGHLKHAVSLYDELVRVPLVLAGPGIAPGRVLVPVQGIDLYPTLARLLGLEPPAALPGRDLLAPLAEVPIVSETSLAHGPGGTLVDLVAVRHDGWKLIHAPQLDRFELFDLRADPGEQIDRFASAPEEARRLGEALDAWRRTAPPPPTAARADGLGDRLRALGYVE
- a CDS encoding sulfatase, with amino-acid sequence MSRPRASSRGLLRGLLRPAAAGVVLALPLAGAAAARAAERGAWWSDGLRWLTLDAGVWWFDRLAPACAGVLVVLALAWRWWRGRARRPPRAAARGRGAAVAALLRAAAAIVPPVPDGPNVVLVSIDTLRADGLGAYGNPRPTSPTFDARLAAEGVLFSDVLSQAPKTTPSHMTMLTGVYPAVHGVTMWEGATAEPVLNPRLHTLAELLRNAGWRTVAFTDGGPMHASRGFEHGFEVYRHTKPLARAQRWIAGNAGGRRPVFLFFHSFEIHDPYTPPPGWIDQFDPDYRGPILDAVRAIRRGAENWEQAHALFWKDVDPTDPRAVAFVHRLYEAGIRHMDDLTLARLLADLAARDPRRETLVVFTSDHGEAFAEHGAFLHDDLWRHTLHVPLVLRWPGRLPAGLRIDAPVRLLDLTPTILDLVGVPAPAYVQGRSLVPLLRGAPLPPQPVVSEHGPPHRTPRFQSLRLDGHTLLLLGDHMQLFDLAADPGERVDRAAADPALVARLRAELDRWQAECARLAARLGPEGAGVAPPPDVMRQLRALGYVE